Proteins from a single region of Ziziphus jujuba cultivar Dongzao chromosome 1, ASM3175591v1:
- the LOC107403994 gene encoding zinc finger CCCH domain-containing protein 34 produces MFYFILAMEEELLKRNTDCVYFLASPLTCKKGIDCEYRHSEIARLNPRDCWYWLAGNCLNPTCAFRHPPLDSHAEESSETSLCSQSVNKTSIPCYFYFNGFCNKGGKCCFLHGVDFNATAAKPVKVPADGNAPTGKSVNAILVNSDPLLENKESTGIDTVSAQINTHLSSVKNANNAAVGTRVQPMQHFKLPVPNIVPQQRASPEISVSEDEEPGASGSDSLLVAEGFVQSISHECTDHSSEEEVDDHIDPDERWESSPGFDVLVNGKSENVNCEDDPEYFMALSGDQKELNSHFLGYEFENPIEYDPTYRDVELIYDSEVYDSYDRQDRAYIFGNIRNIPGHDRDKVFDTILSRKRKLVPMELFVDDQNCVDLRNHLRRRRLIGTHPVSGLSRSHESSLLIHRRQERRQRHGIGRPRLHGNLASALGKHTIESVCKNGTLLNGGTPHGSFRRTQQHFSRKHYKEKKRLAKRQFPSSEIPRKPIRRERIHNQESNAFSGPKTLAQIKEEKRKAEANGDWIGKVGHSSRMTLADFEGPKPLSEIMKDKRKIEQ; encoded by the exons atgttttatttcattttggcAATGGAGGAAGAATTGCTGAAGCGAAACACCGATTGCGTCTATTTCTTGGCCTCACCTCTTACCTGCAAGAAG GGAATTGATTGTGAGTATAGGCACAGTGAGATTGCAAGGCTGAACCCAAGGGATTGCTGGTACTGGTTAGCTGGAAACTGTCTCAATCCAACCTGTGCTTTCAGGCATCCT CCGTTGGATAGCCATGCTGAAGAATCTTCAGAAACTTCCTTATGTTCACAATCAGTAAATAAGACCAGCATTCCCTGTTATTTTTACTTCAACGGGTTCTGCAATAAGGGTGGCAAATGCTGTTTTCTGCATGGTGTTGATTTTAATGCAACGGCTGCAAAACCAGTAAAAGTACCAGCTGATGGTAATGCACCAACTGGGAAATCAGTAAACGCAATTTTGGTCAATTCTGATCCACTCTTGGAAAATAAGGAATCTACAGGAATTGATACAGTATCAGCACAAATTAATACACATTTAAGTTCTGTTAAAAATGCTAACAATGCAGCAGTTGGCACAAGAGTCCAACCTATGCAGCATTTTAAGCTACCAGTACCCAATATTGTTCCACAGCAAAGAGCTTCTCCTGAGATCTCTGTTTCTGAGGATGAGGAGCCTGGTGCAAGTGGATCAGACTCCTTGCTTGTAGCAGAAGGTTTTGTTCAAAGTATATCTCATGAATGCACAGATCACAGTTCAGAGGAAGAAGTGGATGATCACATTGACCCAGATGAGAGATGGGAATCATCCCCAGGCTTTGACGTTCTTGTCAATGGTAAATCAGAGAACGTGAATTGTGAGGATGATCCTGAGTATTTCATGGCACTCAGTGGGGATCAGAAGGAACTGAACAGCCATTTCTTGGGCTATGAATTTGAAAACCCAATTGAGTATGACCCAACCTACCGTGATGTGGAACTTATATATGACAGTGAGGTGTATGATTCCTATGACCGCCAGGACCGAGCTTACATTTTTGGTAATATCAGAAATATTCCTGGCCATGACAGAGATAAGGTGTTTGATACCATTTTATCTCGCAAGCGGAAACTTGTGCCAATGGAACTGTTTGTTGATGACCAAAATTGTGTGGATCTTCGGAACCATCTTAGAAGACGCAGGTTAATTGGTACTCATCCAGTTTCTGGCTTATCGAGAAGTCACGAATCAAGTTTGCTTATCCATAGAAGACAGGAAAGGCGTCAACGGCATGGTATAGGTCGCCCGCGGCTGCATGGTAATTTGGCATCGGCATTGGGAAAGCACACTATTGAATCAGTTTGCAAGAATGGAACTTTATTAAATGGTGGAACTCCACATGGTTCATTTAGGCGCACACAGCAGCATTTTTCTAGGAAGCAttataaggagaaaaaaaggcTTGCCAAAAGGCAGTTTCCTTCATCTGAAATCCCAAGGAAACCGATAAGAAGGGAGAGGATACATAACCAGGAGTCTAATGCATTTAGTGGACCCAAGACCCTTGCCCAgattaaagaagaaaagagaaaagcgGAAGCAAACGGGGATTGGATTGGGAAAGTGGGGCATTCAAGCAGAATGACATTGGCAGACTTTGAGGGTCCCAAACCGTTGAGTGAAATTATGAAGGACAAAAGAAAGATTGAGCAGTGA
- the LOC107403987 gene encoding uncharacterized protein LOC107403987, whose translation MATINEKHPKRGSFMSIYKPSSGNRIKTESKPSLVDKNYINVSRSWLFRKQRGRKEAEDQFASGREPAAAARNNEEERGGQGREEGMVVVEARKSVSHVETNLASVASFLQVKVLVSDMPGFMQVHAFRCCRRTYDSLEKFSAKHMAYNMKKEFDKVYGPAWHCIVGSNFGSFVTHSTGCFLYFSMEKLYILLFKTKVQKAAD comes from the exons atggccacCATCAATGAGAAACACCCAAAGAGAGGAAGTTTCATGTCCATTTACAAACCCAGTTCAGGGAATCGAATTAAGACTGAATCAAAACCCTCTTTGGTGGATAAGAATTACATTAATGTTTCACGTAGCTGGTTATTCAGAAAAcaaagaggaagaaaagaagCAGAGGATCAATTTGCCAGTGGCCGAGAGCCTGCAGCAGCAGCAAGGAATAATGAAGAAGAAAGAGGTGGGCAAGGAAGAGAAGAAGGAATGGTAGTGGTTGAGGCAAGGAAATCAGTTTCCCATGTGGAAACCAACTTGGCATCAGTGGCTTCGTTCTTGCAAGTGAAAGTTTTGGTTTCTGACATGCCTGGTTTCATGCAAGTCCATGCTTTCAGATGTTGTAGGAGAACTTATGATAGCTTGGAGAAGTTTAGTGCAAAGCACATGGCTTATAATATGAAAAAG GAGTTTGACAAGGTGTATGGCCCTGCATGGCATTGCATCGTTGGTTCAAATTTTGGGTCGTTTGTGACACATTCAACTGGttgtttcctttatttttcaatggagaaGCTGTacattttgttatttaaaactAAAGTTCAAAAAGCAGCAGACTGA
- the LOC107403988 gene encoding uncharacterized protein At1g15400, with protein MAEFQRSTTSFRRQGSSGLVWDDKFITEALNQKSDGEADANNKQQQASESTEPTSSEHRSRSSGGARGYRTVNVSPPTADPPSPKVSGCGLCGIFGKPVSSQNPKSNKRSRS; from the coding sequence ATGGCTGAATTTCAAAGGTCTACAACATCTTTTAGAAGACAGGGCTCCTCAGGATTGGTATGGGATGACAAGTTTATAACAGAAGCGTTGAACCAAAAATCTGATGGAGAAGCTGATGCTAATAACAAACAACAACAGGCCTCTGAATCCACAGAGCCTACATCATCCGAGCACCGTAGCCGATCCTCCGGTGGTGCACGTGGATACAGGACAGTCAATGTGTCGCCGCCAACCGCTGACCCGCCTTCTCCTAAGGTCTCCGGCTGCGGTCTATGTGGCATATTTGGGAAACCAGTTTCGTCACAAAATCCCAAATCCAATAAGCGCAGCAGGTCATag
- the LOC132800650 gene encoding SNAP25 homologous protein SNAP33-like yields the protein MVFGVVLKSSEGTYGFHGRLLAASKPLFDDEVVRKGNHLEQREKLGLTPAPRGRSNTQKLTTEPTDALQKVEVEKAKQDDAFSDLSNLLGELKDMAIDMGSEIERHNKALDHVFDDVDVLNDRIKGANQRGRRLLGK from the exons ATGGTATTTGGAGTCGTCCTGAAAAGCAG TGAAGGGACTTATGGATTCCATGGGAGGCTGCTTGCCGCCTCAAAACCACTGTTTG ATGATGAAGTTGTAAGAAAGGGCAACCACTTGGAGCAAAGGGAAAAGTTGGGGTTGACTCCTGCACCCAGAGGACGTTCAAACACTCAGAAGCTGACTACTGAGCCAACTGATGCTCTTCAGAAAGTTGAG GTAGAAAAAGCGAAGCAGGATGATGCCTTTTCTGATCTAAGTAATCTCTTGGGAGAGCTGAAGGATATGGCCATCGACATGGGCTCTGAAATTGAGAG GCATAACAAAGCTCTGGATCATGTCTTTGATGATGTCGATGTACTTAATGACCGAATTAAAGGTGCAAATCAACGCGGTCGTCGTCTACTTGGAAAATAG
- the LOC107403996 gene encoding NADH-cytochrome b5 reductase-like protein, translating into MASFFQRLAKAAPVAFANAFGSQPKSGYRIPFGALAAVSGGISYLYYVSSPDMVHLDKINEEVGPNVALNPDKWIEFKLQDTARVSHNTRLFRFSFDPTAKLGLDIASCILTRAPLGQDAEGKPKYVVRPYTPISDPDVKGYFDLLIKVYPEGKMSQHFASLKPGDVVEVKGPIEKLRYSPNMKKHIGMIAGGTGITPMLQVIEAILKNPDDNTQVSLLYGNVSPDDILLKQKLDVLEASHPNLKIFYTVDNPTKNWRGGKGYISKDMALKGLPSPSKDTLILVCGPPGMMKHISGEKAKDYSQGELSGILKELGYTEDMVYKF; encoded by the exons atggCGAGCTTCTTTCAGAGACTCGCTAAAGCTGCTCCGGTAGCATTCGCCAATGCATTTGGGAGCCAACCCAAGTCCGGTTATAGGATTCCATTTGGAGCACTTGCTGCGGTTTCTGGTGGAATCTCTTATCTGTACTATGTTTCCTCACCGGATATG GTCCATCTAGATAAAATCAATGAAGAAGTGGGGCCAAATGTTG CATTGAATCCAGATAAATGGATTGAATTTAAATTGCAAGACACTGCAAGAGTTAGCCACAATACTCGGTTATTCAG ATTTTCATTTGATCCCACTGCCAAATTGGGTTTGGATATTGCTTCATGCATCCTCACAAG GGCTCCATTGGGACAAGATGCTGAAGGGAAACCTAAATATGTTGTCCGTCC GTATACTCCAATATCAGATCCGGATGTGAAGGGATATTTTGACTTACTAATTAAG GTGTACCCAGAAGGAAAAATGAGTCAGCATTTTGCAAGCTTAAAACCAGGCGATGTGGTTGAAGTGAAAGG GCCCATTGAAAAGCTCAGATATTCACCCAATATGAAGAAACACATTGGCATG ATTGCAGGTGGCACAGGCATTACTCCAATGCTTCAAGTTATTGAGGCTATATTGAAAAATCCCGATGACAACACTCAG GTATCTCTGCTTTATGGTAATGTCTCCCCAGATGATATATTACTTAAACAGAAACTTGATGTACTTGAAGCTAGCCATCCAAATCTGAAG ATATTCTACACAGTGGATAATCCAACAAAGAACTGGAGAGGTGGGAAAGGATATATATCAAAGGATATGGCTTTGAAAGGCTTACCTAGTCCTAGCAAAGATACTCTCATCCTT GTATGTGGACCCCCTGGGATGATGAAACATATATCTGGTGAGAAGGCTAAAGACTACTCACAAGGAGAG CTCAGTGGTATACTGAAAGAACTTGGATATACAGAGGACATGGTTTacaaattttga